The following are encoded in a window of Candidatus Dormiibacterota bacterium genomic DNA:
- a CDS encoding glyceraldehyde 3-phosphate dehydrogenase NAD-binding domain-containing protein has protein sequence VSHGENSLTVDGRTLKVFAERDPAKLDWASVGAEIVIESTGFFTDASKARAHIDAGARKVVISAPASNEDITICMGVNDAAYDPGQHHIVSNASCTTNCLAPVAKVLQESFGIENGLMTTVHAYTNDQQVLDAPHKDLRRARAAAQAIIPTTTGAAKAVALVLPELKGKFHGMALRVPVSDVSLVDLTVTLSRAADAKAVNEAMIAAANGPMEGILAVTDEELVSADFLHNSNSSIVDLLSTMGIGDRTIKVLAWYDNEWGYSCRVVDLCNHIAARL, from the coding sequence ACGTCTCCCACGGCGAGAACTCCCTTACCGTCGACGGCAGAACCTTGAAGGTCTTCGCCGAGCGCGACCCCGCGAAGCTCGACTGGGCCTCCGTCGGCGCCGAGATCGTCATCGAGTCCACCGGCTTCTTCACCGACGCCAGCAAGGCGCGCGCCCACATCGACGCCGGCGCCCGCAAGGTGGTGATCTCCGCGCCGGCGAGCAACGAGGACATCACCATCTGCATGGGGGTCAACGACGCCGCCTACGACCCCGGCCAGCACCACATCGTGTCCAACGCCTCCTGCACCACCAACTGCCTGGCGCCGGTCGCCAAGGTGCTCCAGGAGAGCTTCGGCATCGAGAACGGTCTGATGACCACCGTCCACGCGTACACCAACGACCAGCAGGTGCTCGACGCGCCTCACAAGGACCTGCGCCGGGCGCGGGCCGCGGCCCAGGCGATCATCCCCACCACCACCGGCGCCGCCAAGGCGGTGGCCCTGGTGCTGCCCGAGCTGAAGGGCAAGTTCCACGGCATGGCGCTGCGCGTGCCCGTGTCCGACGTCAGCCTCGTCGACCTCACCGTGACCCTGAGCAGGGCGGCGGATGCCAAGGCGGTGAACGAGGCGATGATCGCGGCGGCGAACGGGCCGATGGAGGGGATCCTCGCCGTGACCGACGAGGAGCTGGTATCGGCCGACTTCCTCCACAACAGCAACTCGTCGATCGTCGACCTGCTCTCGACCATGGGCATCGGCGACCGCACCATCAAGGTGCTCGCCTGGTACGACAACGAGTGGGGCTACTCCTGCCGGGTCGTCGACCTCTGCAACCACATCGCGGCGCGGCTGTGA